The Montipora capricornis isolate CH-2021 chromosome 1, ASM3666992v2, whole genome shotgun sequence genome contains a region encoding:
- the LOC138052431 gene encoding uncharacterized protein → MTAVRVVLLSLLLALSLVSSSQSLPRSQENTNATKAENPSLSRHKRAVGVLTVLGLAVSLASTIQGGICTFSTICGSDPLPTMLDDLQERVDDIESGLSSLQASVADIWQESKRSWYFDQIEYVSHLRNEVLEIIEPSNQQDLLQELQLQRFISEALGENGKDKNVLEALYNIPRLVTEERLVEHYLRNQKRLYPNNHRKALENTWILIKEIFQLQTDGYISVLFAYAFKYKNENIQDKNVRNKVKSCKRENHDEIFWAKNKGIGKKLYLDKVQRGFHEQARERDACSEQAKADAYKNALSEICSLWQSSDTDFQAKCSALNKNQPHLKDRRHQQQDHIDTIIELFQFPALQVGEKDCRDDGTRGFTLAAIGDHSSTFWGYVTRYGQLTETNKAKITRIYKLAEDCDGQCHPIDVSVGGRTNEDFRVATVTEEEYVLLYRIGKHYQLHLVCKKRIQALASTGNLKSVVVCGNLFGYMTLYGKIELFHCNDLNNPVKTWTLFNSFEHFRLRCSNDGMKLLVESDLNPDYESAPVEYFWGFAAIEIDPSEEVYNPDLAQTYAVKRQAEIVGEQKDLQKWEDQDNKERLQMMRGLALDSNENFFIASMRYFGIAPGPAYSISGVYQRKSDGTYRVIREYPESELPVFSDVAVDEDGFVYVEQLENNDSGGIKSCVYKYQFQVDFENIDVP, encoded by the coding sequence ATGACGGCTGTTCGAGTTGTTCTACTTTCTTTGTTACTGGCACTGTCTTTGGTGTCATCCTCCCAGTCCTTGCCGAGATCGCAAGAAAACACAAATGCCACCAAAGCAGAAAATCCGTCACTCAGCAGACATAAACGGGCCGTTGGCGTTCTAACCGTCCTAGGGCTTGCCGTGAGTTTGGCATCAACTATTCAGGGAGGAATCTGCACCTTTTCTACTATCTGTGGTAGTGACCCTCTTCCGACTATGTTAGACGACCTCCAAGAACGAGTGGACGATATTGAAAGTGGCCTTTCGTCGCTTCAGGCAAGTGTGGCCGACATTTGGCAAGAGTCTAAGCGTAGCTGGTACTTTGACCAAATAGAATACGTCAGCCATCTTCGTAATGAAGTTCTGGAAATCATTGAACCGAGTAACCAGCAAGACTTGCTCCAGGAGTTACAGTTGCAACGCTTCATCAGCGAAGCGTTGGGGGAAAACGGAAAGGACAAAAACGTGCTAGAGGCTCTCTATAACATCCCTAGACTTGTGACGGAAGAAAGATTGGTCGAGCATTACCTCAGAAACCAAAAAAGATTGTACCCTAATAACCATCGTAAAGCCCTTGAAAACACGTGGATATTAATCAAGGAGATTTTTCAGCTGCAGACGGACGGTTATATCTCGGTCTTATTTGCATATGCCTTCAAATACAAGAATGAAAACATCCAAGACAAAAATGTCCGGAATAAGGTAAAATCGTGTAAAAGAGAAAACCACGACGAAATTTTTTGGGCTAAGAACAAAGGGATAGGAAAGAAACTCTACTTGGACAAAGTCCAAAGAGGATTCCATGAACAAGCGAGAGAAAGGGATGCATGCAGTGAACAAGCAAAGGCTGACGCTTACAAGAATGCTTTGTCAGAGATTTGCTCCCTATGGCAATCTAGCGATACTGATTTTCAAGCAAAATGCTCCGCGCTAAACAAGAATCAACCGCATCTCAAAGACCGGCGGCATCAACAGCAGGATCACATTGATACAATCATAGAGCTTTTCCAGTTCCCTGCTTTGCAAGTAGGGGAGAAGGATTGCCGCGATGATGGCACCAGGGGATTCACGCTAGCTGCAATAGGTGATCATTCTAGTACGTTTTGGGGATATGTTACCAGATATGGGCAACTGACGgaaacaaacaaagcaaaaatcaCAAGGATTTACAAGTTAGCAGAGGACTGTGATGGCCAGTGCCATCCAATTGATGTATCTGTGGGTGGACGCACGAATGAAGATTTTCGCGTAGCTACGGTAACTGAAGAAGAGTATGTGCTGCTTTACAGGATCGGGAAACACTATCAATTACACCTCGTCTGCAAAAAGCGTATACAGGCACTAGCAAGCACTGGAAATTTAAAGTCAGTGGTGGTTTGCGGGAACTTATTCGGATACATGACCCTATATGGAAAGATTGAACTTTTCCACTGCAACGACCTCAATAATCCAGTCAAGACTTGGACCTTGTTCAATAGCTTTGAGCACTTTCGCCTTCGCTGCTCTAATGATGGAATGAAATTATTGGTCGAATCAGATCTCAACCCAGATTATGAAAGCGCTCCTGTGGAATATTTCTGGGGATTTGCTGCGATCGAAATCGACCCAAGCGAAGAAGTGTACAACCCAGATCTCGCACAAACTTACGCTGTTAAGCGCCAGGCAGAGATAGTCGGGGAGCAAAAGGATTTACAAAAATGGGAAGATCAGGACAATAAAGAACGTCTTCAAATGATGCGAGGTCTCGCTCTTGATAGCAACGAAAACTTTTTCATAGCATCCATGCGTTATTTCGGTATTGCTCCCGGGCCTGCTTACTCAATTAGCGGAGTCTATCAGCGGAAATCAGACGGCACGTACCGTGTTATTCGCGAATACCCCGAAAGTGAGTTGCCAGTTTTTTCCGACGTTGCCGTCGACGAAGATGGGTTCGTGTACGTCGAGCAGCTAGAGAACAACGATAGCGGAGGGATTAAATCATGCGTCTACAAGTATCAATTTCAGGTGGATTTTGAAAATATCGACGTACCCTAG